From Echinicola soli, a single genomic window includes:
- the rsmG gene encoding 16S rRNA (guanine(527)-N(7))-methyltransferase RsmG has product MNQELDLILSYFPELSEKQKEQFAALGDLYREWNQKINVISRKDMDAFYLHHVLHSLGIAKVMQFEPGTWVLDIGTGGGFPGIPLAILFPGTNFHLVDSIGKKITVVKDIAKALTLSNVEAQQARAESLQRKYDFVVSRAVTRMANFYPWVKGKFKKEDFNEFTNGILYLKGGDVDEEMEELPISYVTYHLDDYFKEEFFETKKVVYVPYEGKR; this is encoded by the coding sequence ATGAACCAGGAATTAGATCTGATACTATCCTATTTTCCGGAACTTTCCGAAAAGCAAAAGGAACAATTCGCAGCTTTGGGAGACCTCTATCGGGAATGGAACCAGAAAATCAATGTCATCAGCCGAAAAGACATGGATGCTTTTTACCTCCACCATGTTCTGCATTCTCTGGGAATTGCCAAAGTCATGCAGTTTGAACCCGGCACTTGGGTGCTGGACATTGGCACAGGAGGTGGTTTTCCCGGCATCCCATTGGCCATTCTATTTCCTGGGACGAACTTTCACCTTGTTGACTCCATCGGCAAGAAAATCACCGTGGTAAAAGATATCGCTAAAGCCCTAACGCTAAGCAATGTGGAAGCGCAACAAGCAAGAGCTGAATCACTCCAGCGAAAATATGATTTTGTCGTCAGCAGAGCGGTCACGCGCATGGCCAATTTCTATCCTTGGGTGAAAGGTAAGTTTAAAAAAGAAGATTTCAATGAGTTTACCAATGGCATCCTCTACCTGAAAGGTGGCGATGTGGATGAAGAAATGGAAGAGTTACCCATCTCCTATGTCACTTATCACCTTGATGACTATTTCAAAGAAGAGTTCTTTGAAACCAAAAAAGTAGTTTATGTACCCTATGAAGGGAAAAGGTAG
- a CDS encoding RNA polymerase sigma factor, protein MEINERGFSDKALEDFDLIDQAVDQKDQQAYATLMKRYKKAVYFMILKMIRDADDAEDLTMEAFAKAFRNLHKFKKDYTFSTWLFRIATNNTIDFIRKKKLKTMSLNNTLTDDGGNSVNIDVEDDDNNPQDEFIKTQRIEMVRIFVDKLPAKYRKLVKLRYFDELSYDEIAQELDKPLGTVKAQLHRSRELLYEIAQGKQKYI, encoded by the coding sequence ATGGAAATAAACGAAAGAGGGTTCTCAGATAAAGCACTAGAAGATTTTGACTTAATAGACCAAGCTGTAGACCAAAAAGACCAGCAAGCTTACGCCACGCTCATGAAGCGCTATAAAAAGGCGGTTTATTTTATGATCTTAAAAATGATCCGTGATGCTGATGATGCGGAGGATCTTACCATGGAAGCTTTTGCCAAGGCCTTCAGAAATTTACACAAGTTTAAGAAAGATTATACCTTTAGTACTTGGCTTTTTCGGATCGCCACGAATAATACGATCGATTTTATCCGCAAGAAAAAGCTCAAGACCATGAGCCTGAACAATACCCTCACTGATGACGGTGGGAATTCGGTCAACATAGACGTGGAAGATGATGACAACAACCCTCAGGATGAGTTCATCAAAACCCAACGGATCGAAATGGTACGTATTTTCGTAGACAAACTTCCAGCGAAATACCGTAAACTGGTAAAGTTGAGGTATTTTGATGAACTGTCCTATGATGAAATTGCTCAAGAACTGGACAAACCACTGGGAACGGTAAAAGCTCAACTGCACCGTTCACGTGAACTCCTTTATGAAATTGCCCAAGGAAAGCAAAAATACATTTAA